The following coding sequences lie in one Xyrauchen texanus isolate HMW12.3.18 chromosome 25, RBS_HiC_50CHRs, whole genome shotgun sequence genomic window:
- the asb14b gene encoding dynein axonemal heavy chain 12 — protein sequence MEEVYDAAEDDLDEDEATQYMIEQSLLEYSKHADSSNSELLDCIDHEEIFTAIQAGNEEALKMLVQCKEALSKADSRGWIPLHVAAVQQKRSILEIIYAASPQGSGQCRTLRGETPLFLAAVHGLRENATFLLQNGCDPDCKNDDDESALVAAINNDQYDLALLLLRYNATVDQKGSLQRTALHEASVLGLDNFVYLLLQSGSDPNAIDACEHTPIGLAAQAGHFNVVEVLLQKGASVWSKPNTPSSPSVLFDAAASGNPDIIALLLEYGADPNMPTHTGHLPIHRVAYRGHLLALEQLIPVTKKEVIKESGMSPLHSAAAGGHSQCLELLLSSGFDPNFMLHPRVRKNYDDERRSALFFAVSNSDVQSARLLLEAGAMPNQDPVNCLQVAMRLGNYELINTLLRYGANVNYYSRVNTTHFPSALQYALKDEVMLRMLLNNGYDVQRCFDCPYGQASHVPVDYEGWSATVIKDVVFCEVITVYWLKHISAQVLRIMLDYVDHVSFCSKLKSVLVEQKQWPEICKIQENARSLKHLCRLKIRECLGRLRLRAPVFISFLPLPASLKDYIRFKEYDIYSRGSMNEQF from the exons ATGGAGGAGGTTTATGATGCTGCAGAGGATGATTTGGACGAGGATGAGGCCACTCAGTACATGATTGAGCAAAGTCTGTTGGAGTACAGCAAACATGCTGATTCATCAAACAG TGAACTATTAGACTGCATAGACCACGAGGAAATTTTCACTGCTATACAGGCTG GTAATGAGGAAGCTCTGAAGATGCTGGTGCAGTGTAAGGAGGCTCTGTCTAAAGCAGACAGTAGGGGCTGGATCCCACTGCACGTGGCTGCAGTACAGCAGAAGAGGAGCATTCTTGAAATCATTTATGCAG CATCTCCTCAGGGGTCAGGGCAGTGCCGTACTTTGAGAGGGGAGACTCCGTTGTTTCTTGCAGCTGTTCATGGTCTTAGAGAGAATGCCACATTCCTGCTACAGAATGGCTGTGACCCTGATTGCaaaaatgatgatgatgagtcGGCATTGGTTGCAG CCATAAATAATGACCAGTATGACTTGGCTCTACTGCTGCTACGCTACAATGCCACCGTGGACCAAAAAGGGAGTCTCCAAAGAACCGCTTTGCATGAAGCATCTGTGCTCGGCTTGGATAACTTTGTATATCTGCTCCTACAATCTGGTTCTGACCCAAATGCCATTGATGCCTGTGAACATACTCCTATAGGACTTGCTGCACAAGCTGGACATTTTAACGTTGTAGAGGTTCTGCTTCAGAAAG GGGCCAGTGTGTGGTCCAAGCCTAACACTCCTAGTTCACCCTCAGTTTTGTTTGACGCAGCAGCCTCTGGAAACCCTGATATCATTGCACTGCTGCTGGAGTACGGAGCCGATCccaacatgcccacacacacaggcCATCTCCCCATCCATCGTGTAGCCTACCGTGGACATCTGCT AGCACTGGAGCAACTGATACCAGTAACAAAAAAGGAGGTTATAAAAGAGAGTGGTATGAGCCCATTACATTCCGCAGCAGCAGGTGGTCACTCTCAGTGCCTGGAGCTGCTCCTGAGTTCCGGTTTCGACCCGAACTTCATGCTGCACCCGAGAGTGCGCAAGAACTATGACGATGAGCGCAGGTCAGCACTGTTCTTTGCCGTATCAAACAGTGACGTGCAGTCAGCACGGCTGCTTCTGGAGGCTGGGGCCATGCCAAATCAGGACCCTGTCAACTGCCTGCAGGTGGCCATGCGGCTGGGCAACTATGAGCTCATTAACACTCTGCTGCGATACGGTGCAAATGTCAACTACTACTCCCGTGTCAACACTACACACTTCCCCTCTGCTCTGCAGTATGCACTAAAGGATGAGGTGATGTTGCGCATGCTCCTCAATAATGGTTATGATGTGCAACGCTGTTTTGACTGTCCTTATGGTCAGGCCTCACATGTGCCTGTGGACTATGAGGGATGGAGCGCTACTGTAATTAAAGATGTGGTG TTTTGTGAGGTGATCACAGTGTACTGGCTCAAGCACATCTCAGCCCAAGtactgagaattatgttggatTATGTCGATCATGTGAGTTTCTGCTCCAAACTGAAGAGTGTTCTTGTTGAGCAGAAACAGTGGCCAGAAATATGTAAAATACAAG AAAATGCTCGAAGCCTGAAGCACCTCTGCAGACTGAAGATCCGTGAATGTTTGGGGCGTTTGCGACTGAGGGCTCCCGTTTTTATCAGTTTCCTGCCTCTGccagccagtctcaaagactaCATTCGCTTTAAAGAGTATGATATTTACAGTAGAGGGAGTATGAATgaacaattttga